The genomic segment TAGTTGGTACCATCACCGCTACTTGTTTTTTGCCGAGCACCGATAAATATGCGGCACGTACCGCGACTTCAGTTTTACCAAAGCCAACATCACCGCATACTAAGCGATCCATAGGGGTATTTTTGCAAAGATCACCTAAAACATCGTCAATAGCACGTTGTTGATCGGGAGTTTCTTCATAAGGAAAAGTTGCTTCAAAAGCGCGAAAGTGATCATCAGGGGGCGGTAGGGCAAAACCAGGCAGAGTGCGACGCTGAGCTTGCAGGCGTAGCAATTCATGCGCCATCACCAACACCGCATCTTTAACGCGCTGTTTGGCTTTTTGCCAACGAGTGCTACCCAGCTTATCAAGTTTGGCAGCTTGGGTTGGACCACGATAACGTTGCAGTAAATTAAGACGATAGACAGGCAGATAAAGCTTATCACCACCAAGATATTCAAGGTGGACATAATCACCATCAACGCCATTTAAGATTATGCGCTTTAGGCCTAAATATTTGCCAACGCCATGATCAATATGAATTACGTAGTCGCCATCACGCAAATCTTTAAGAGTATCGAGGCCTTCAGTGGGAGCACTACTTTTTTTATTAGTTTTACGAGGTAGCGCCGCCCCAAAAATTTCAACATCGGTTAAAATGGCAATACCGCGCTCACTATCGACTAAGCCTCCCATTAATGGTGCTACGGCGATGGCACGACGTGGATTTTTACGCGAAAATCCAGCTTGAGCTAACGATGGCAAGCTATTTAAAACCGGTAAATCAATTTTGCGGCCTAATAACAGCTCTCGTAAACGCTCGGCTTGACCACAAGAATGACAAGTTAGAAATACTTCGTAACGTTTTTCGTAATAGCGTTTAAGTTCAGTAACTACAGGGTCAAGTATTTCACCGCGAGAAATATCTGAGCGACGCAAAGAGAGTTCGCGTTTTAATTCATTAAAATCTTTAAACTGAGGACGAATACGTAGTTTATGGCGATCATCGGCAACCTCAACTAAACGAGCCCGAGGATGATTATTAAATAGATCTTCGACGGTATCAGGTGCAATTAAATGTTCGTTGATCTCTAAAGCAAGGTGATGGCGTTCAAGCTGTCTTTTACGTTCAAATTCGGCACGGCGATAATATTTATTGATAGTGTCTAAGACCGCATCACCATCAGCTTCGATAATAATAGTATCATCGCTAATGAGATCTTTAATTAACGGTTCGCTATTTTTATAAAACAGCGGCCACAGAGCTTCGATACCAAAAAAATAATTGCCGGTAGAAATTTCAGCGTCAAGCTCTCGCAAGCGTCGAGTTGGTACTGCTTGAGTTTCACCAAGTTCTTTAAAGCGCGCTTGCGCAAGCGCTATTGATGCCTCATTGAAAATTACTTCACGTATAGGAAAAATAGAAACCGCTTCGCAAGCTTTACCATTACGTTGTGAGCGCGGGTCATAGTAATTTAGGGCAGCAATTTCATCGCCAAAAAAATCAAAACGAACAGGTTCTTTTAAACCTGGGACAAAGATATCAATTATTCCACCACGAACCGCGAAAGTACCTTCGTCTTCACATATATTAGTGCGTTGATAGCCACAGAGTATAAGGTTTTTAATTAACAAATCGCGATCAAGGGTTTGACCGCAAATGTATATTTCACTGCTTTTACTAAAAGCCTCTTGCGGCATTACCCGCATTAGTAAAGCAGCAGCAGTGGTGACGATTATTTTTGGTTTTTCACCCGTAAGCGCACGATGTCTAACTGCAAAGCGGGTAGCAACTAAGCGAGCATCAGGTGAAACTTCTTCATATGGTACATGTTCTTCAGCTGGTACTAGCGCGGTATCATTAAGACCAA from the Deltaproteobacteria bacterium genome contains:
- the mfd gene encoding transcription-repair coupling factor produces the protein MTLPISALSSGQTMLIEGLPQSAIAYYISSNFADRSLLIVVSDLERAEPLIDELASFGLNDTALVPAEEHVPYEEVSPDARLVATRFAVRHRALTGEKPKIIVTTAAALLMRVMPQEAFSKSSEIYICGQTLDRDLLIKNLILCGYQRTNICEDEGTFAVRGGIIDIFVPGLKEPVRFDFFGDEIAALNYYDPRSQRNGKACEAVSIFPIREVIFNEASIALAQARFKELGETQAVPTRRLRELDAEISTGNYFFGIEALWPLFYKNSEPLIKDLISDDTIIIEADGDAVLDTINKYYRRAEFERKRQLERHHLALEINEHLIAPDTVEDLFNNHPRARLVEVADDRHKLRIRPQFKDFNELKRELSLRRSDISRGEILDPVVTELKRYYEKRYEVFLTCHSCGQAERLRELLLGRKIDLPVLNSLPSLAQAGFSRKNPRRAIAVAPLMGGLVDSERGIAILTDVEIFGAALPRKTNKKSSAPTEGLDTLKDLRDGDYVIHIDHGVGKYLGLKRIILNGVDGDYVHLEYLGGDKLYLPVYRLNLLQRYRGPTQAAKLDKLGSTRWQKAKQRVKDAVLVMAHELLRLQAQRRTLPGFALPPPDDHFRAFEATFPYEETPDQQRAIDDVLGDLCKNTPMDRLVCGDVGFGKTEVAVRAAYLSVLGKKQVAVMVPTTVLAEQHGMTFNERLGPQGVTIEVLSRFRSTKETTEIIKKAKTGQIDILIGTHRLLSSDVGWQNLGVLIIDEEHRFGVKHKERIKQLRAQVHCLTLTATPIPRTLHMAVTGLRELSIIQTPPLDRSAIRTEVTRFDEEIISDAIRCELHRGGQIFVVHNRVRSINAMADLIKRLVPEAKVGIGHGQMSANELEEVMVKFIHRRTDVLICTTIIESGIDIPSANTMIVNRADTFGLAQLYQIRGRIGRGRERAHALLLLPRSEKITREAGERLAVLKRFSELGSGFSIASFDLDLRGAGDLLGAEQSGNIAAVGFELYTELLAEAVASLKGSPHRDAIEPEIKIPVPAVLPENYIPEPMQRLAFYQRLTAAHSDEVIFNLRAEIEDLYGKAPEEVDNLAELMVIRRRLLDLGAIALSADIVNRELKIGVAFAGDAPVDRTHLARMLQQKPQRYRLLPSGRLAIVVPVSKSAEDMPPHLFLRQVRQELGALQQPN